One Anomaloglossus baeobatrachus isolate aAnoBae1 unplaced genomic scaffold, aAnoBae1.hap1 Scaffold_503, whole genome shotgun sequence genomic window, aggggaggagagagcagagaagaaaagaggagagTGAGGAtagaggaaaagagaggggaggagacgggagaggtgaggagagcagagaggagagagcagagaagagtggagaagagagcaagagagactgtgttcacgccaggctggtttccggccaaacaggatcctgtctatcagtatagcaccgttcacatgcgtttgctgtatagtcaggatccagcgattttgcagtatttggacgcagctcaaaaacactacaaggagcgtttttgaaaaaagttaaaaaactgcaagtcgctggaccctcactataacgcacggaaacgcaagtgaacgcatgttgtcgcaagtccattgcaaatgcattgaaatgaaaacgcatttgcactggatccgtttttgcgttaaaaaccgttcaggacgcatgttaaaaaagaagggaattttgtttacttaccgtaaattccttttcttctagctccaattgggagacccagacaattgggtgtatagctatgcctccggaggccacacaaagtattacactaaaagtgtaaagcccctccccttctgcctatacaccccccgtgctcacgggctcctcagttttggtgcaaaagcaagaaggaggaaaaaattataaattggtttaaagtaaattcaatccgaaggaatatcggagaactgaaaccattcaacatgaacaacatgtgtacacaaaaaacaggggcgggtgctgggtctcccaattggagctagaagaaaaggaatttacggtaagtaaacaaaattcccttcttctttgtcgctccattgggagacccagacaattgggacgtccaaaagcagtccctgggtgggtaaataatacctcataatagagccgcaaccggctccgtcctacaggtgggcaaccgccgcctgaaggactcgccaacctaggctggcatctgcggaagcataggtatgcacctgatagtgtttcgtgaaagtgtgcaggctcgaccaggtagccgcctgacacacctgctgagccgtagcctggtgccgcaaagcccaggacgctcccacggccctggtagaatgggccttcagccctgagggaatcggaagccccgaggaacgataagcctcgagaattggttccttgatccatcgagccagggttgatttggaagcctgtaaccctttacgctggccagcgacaaggacaaagagtgcatccgagcggcgcaggggcgccgtacgagaaatgtagaatctgagtgctctcaccagatctaacaagtgcaaatccttttcacattggtgaactggatgaggacaaaaagagggtaaggagatatcctgattgagatgaaagggggataccaccttagggagaaagtccggaaccggacgcagaaccaccttgtcctggtgaaacaccaggaagggggctttgcatgacagcgctgctagctcagacactctccgaagtgaagtgactgctactagaaaaaccaccttctgcgaaaggcgtgagagagagatatccctcattggctcgaacggtggtttctgaagaaccatcagcaccctgtttagatcccagggttctaacggacgcttgtaaggagggacgatgtgacaaaccccctgcaggaacgtgcgtacctgtggaagtctggctaggcgcttctgaaaaaacacagagagcgctgagacttgtcccttaagggagccaagcgacaaacccttttccaatccggattgaaggaaggaaagaacagtgggcaaggcaaaaggccagggagaaaaaccctgagcagagcaccatgacaggaaaattttccacgtcctgtggtagatcttggcggacgttggtttcctagcctgtctcatagtggcaatgacctcttgagataaccctgaagacgctaggatccaggactcaatggccacacagtcaggttgagggccgcagaattcagatggaaaaacggcccttgagacagcaaatctggtcggtctggtagtgcccacggttggccgaccgtgagatgccacagatccgggtaccacgacctcctcggccagtctggagcaacgaggatggcgcggcggcagtcggccctgatcttgcgtaacactctgggcaacagtgccagaggagggaacacataagggagttgaaactgcgaccaatcctgaactaaggcgtctgccgccagagctctgtgatcttgagaccgtgccatgaatgtcgggaccttgttgttgtgccgggacgccattaggtcgacgtccagcattccccagcggcaacagatctcctgaaacacgtccgggtgaagggaccattcccctgcgtccatgccctggcgactgagaaagtctgcttcccagttttctacgcccgggatgtgaactgcggatatggtggaggctgtggcttccacccacagcagaatccgccgaacttcctggaaggcttgccgactgcgtgtcccgccttggtggttgatgtatgccaccgctgtggagttgtccgactgaattcggatctgcttgccttccagccacggctggaacgcctttagggcaagatacactgcccttatctctagaacattgatctgaagggaggactctgtctgagtccaagtcccctgagctctgtggtggagaaagaccgctccccaccctgacaggctcgcgtccgtcgtgaccaccgcccaggatgggggcaggaaggatttccccttcgacagagaagtggggaggagccacccctgaagggaagctttggctgcccgagaaagggagacgttcctgtcgagggacgtcgacttcctgtcccatttgcggagaatgtcccattgaagagggcgcagatgaaactgcgcaaaaggaactgcctccattgctgccaccatcttccctaggaagtgcatgaggcgcctcagggggtgtgactgaccatgaaggagagattgcacccctgtctgtagtgaacgctgtttgttcagcggaagcttcactatcgctgagagagtatgaaactccatgccaagatatgttagtgattgggccggtgtcagatttgactttggaaaattgatgatccacccgaaactctggagagtttccagagcaatgttcaggctgtgttggcatgccccttgagagggtgccttgacaaggagatcgtctaagtaagggatcaccgagtgtccctgagagtgtaggattgccaccactgttgccatgaccttggtgaagacccgtggggctgtcgccaggccaaaaggcagtgccacgaactgaaggtgttcgtcccctatggcgaagcgcaggaagcgctgatgctctggtgcaatcggtacgtggagataagcatctttgatgtctattgatgcaggaaatctccttgggacattgaggcgatgacggagcggagcgattccatccggaaccgcctggttttcacatgcttgttgagcagttttaggtccagaacgggacggaaggatccgtccttttttggcaccacgaaccagttggagtaaaaaccgtgaccccgttgctgaagaggaacagggatcaccactccttccgccttcagggtgcccaccgcctgcataagagcctcggctctgtcggggggcggagatgttctgaagaaacgaatcggaggacgagagctgaactctatcctgtaaccgtgagatagaatgtctctcacccatcggtcttttacttgtggcagccaggtgtcgcaaaagcgggagagcctgccaccgaccgaggatgcggtttgaggaggccgaaagtcatgaggaggccgctttgggagcggttcctccggcggtctttttaggacgtgacttagaccgccatgcatcggagttcctctgacctttctgaggccctttggacgaggaaaattgagacctgcccgcggtccgaaaggaccgaaacctcgattgtaccttccgtggttgaggtctgtttggtttggactggggtaaggatgaatcctttcccttggattgtttaatgatttcatccaatcgctcaccaaacaagcggtcgccagtcaatggcaaaccggttaagaactttttggaagcagagtctgccttccattcacgtagccacatggccctgcggagtaccaccgaattggcggatgccaccgccgtacggctcaccgagtccaggatagcattaatggcgtaggacgcaaacgccgacgcctgattggttaaggacaccacttgcggggcagatgtacgtgttacagcattaatctgcgcctgacaagctgagatagcttggagcgcccatacggctgcgaatgctggagcaaaagacgcgcctatagcttcatagatggatttcaaccatagttccatctgtctgtcagtggcatctttgagtgaagccccatcttccactgcaactatggatctagccgccagtctggagattggaggatccaccttaggacactgagtccagcccttaacaacctcggggggggaagggataacgtgtgtccttaaggcgcttggaaaaacgcttgtctggacagtctcggtttttttttttggattgcctctctgaagtcagagtgatccagaaacatatttaatgtactctttggaaacctgaaacggaatttctcctgagaagcagactcctcaattgggggagctgggggagaaatatccaacacctgattgatggtcgctataaggtcattcactactgcgtcaccttcaggtgtatctaggttgagagcggcttcaggatcagaatcctgatctgatacctccgcttcatcctccagagagtccccctgctgggaccctgaacagtgtgatgaagtggagggaatttcccagcgacccctcttgggcggcctgggactgcggtccgtgtcagagacctcaccctgtgacctatgggttaccccaggggcactttgctgttccaaatgagggggaccaggggtcaaggattggacagtgcccggggcctgaatcaccggtttggactgcaatgcttccagtattttagcagaccatttatccatactctcagacagtttgtcagcaaaggctgcaaactccgtccctgtcacctggacagtggtagcaggtggttccacctgggccacctgtagcagaggctccggctgagtaagtgccacaggggccgagcattgcacacaatgagggtcagtggaacctgccggtagtacagctgtacaagaggtacaggttgcaaagtacgcctgtgctttggcatccttgctttttgcagatgacatgttgtctcctctgagaacaaccaggagggtatatagccaaaaataaaCAGAGCGACCATACAGttcaatgtatagcctataagcctatatatatatatacacttcggtactcagtggggccagcaccagaggtgctgcttaccgaccgctgagagcggttgtgtgatcaccagattccttgcctgggtctccctgtgttgtctctcctctccagcatctgaatcgctgacaggaatggctgccggcgttctgtggggaggaggggaccgtgggcgtgcccaagaaaagtgcgggaatctagtgccccagtgtactgagtgaggagggaggaggatacaaatgtatgctccagccctcggcgctgacgatctgtgcagcgtcccgcccttcccctgactggcaggcctgtgggcgggaataaacgacactaggccgcagaagccggggactaaagttataagcgcggccggcaataagcgcggccgcgcggtagtcccccggcgcactaacacctccagcagtgctggaaagtgtctggcacaagcgccccatgtccggcgcactaacacacccagccgtgctggaaagtgtctggcccaagcgctccatgcccggcgcactaacacacccagcagtgctggaaagtgtctggcacaagtgctccatgtccggcgcactaacacacccagccgagctggaaagtgtatggcacaagcgctccatgcgcgatagtccccggcgcactaacacacccagcagtgctgcaatgtgtgtggcaccagcgctccatgcgctgtccccacggggacacagagtacctcacagtagcagggccttgtccctgacgatacccggctcctatccagcagattcccaggggctgcggagggagcacggtcccagtgcctggagaccgatccgggtcccacttcacccagagcccattaagggatggggaaggaaaacagcatgtggctcctgcctgtgtacccgcaatgggtacctcaaccttaacaacaccgccgacaaagtggggtgagaagggagcatgctgggggccctgctttgggccctcttttcttccatccgacctagtcagcagctgctgctgactaagctgtggagctatgcgtggatgtctgcctccttcgcacaaagcataaaaactgaggagcccgtgagcacggggggtgtataggcagaaggggaggggctttacacttttagtgtagaactttgtgtggcctccggaggcatagctatacacccaattgtctgggtctcccaatggagcgacagagaaacgtagtgtgaaagccgctaaCAAAAACAAAACAGACCCCAAAACTATGTATGATTAGATTGTACTCGCTGATCAGATCACAAATACAGTTTGGTACATTGCAGAGCAGGGCGGGGACCGTGCGTCTCGGGTGACTACTCTGAGGCACGTTCCTGGTGGCTTCTCTGTGCCTCTGATCCTATTGGCTGTTGGGTCTCTCCGTGTGTCTGTATATGGAGAGATCAGTCAGTCGTGGACTGAGAGAAGCCGTCACGGATCAGCCCCGGTTTGGTCAGTCTGTGGTCGGCCCTTTCACGTGAAGTCTTATAAGGCTGCCAGACGCCCCGCCCAGGACCCGAGCAGCGTGAATCAGATGAcgagttccctttaagtatctggatcTCTGCTGCACCTGTGTGTATCGGGCGCAGTAACTCACACATCATTTCCTGTTCTTTAGACGGGCTGATCGTCTGCCATCTTCCGTTTGGGCCGACCGCATATTTCACCCTCTGTAACGTGGTAATGAGGCACGATATTCCGGACCTGGGCACGATGTCGGAGGCGCACCCACACCTCGTCTTCCACAACTTCACCTCGCGGCTTGGACAGCGGGTGAGACCGGCTTCCTGGACCACCACATACATCAGTCGTTACTTTTCTAAAcctttcctttcctgcctccaggtgtCCAATATCATGAAGTATTTATTCCCTGTGCCCAAGGATGACAGCAGGCGAGTGATAACTTTTGCAAATCAAGAGGACTACATTTCCTTCCGGTACGTGCTGTGGACCAGGGCTGGGTGATCAGCACCCGCTGTGCCGGGGTCCTCCATAATAACCGCTGCTTCTTCCTGCAGGCACCACGTCTACAAGAAGACCGATCACCGCAATATTGAGTTGTCTGAGGTTGGGCCTCGGTTTGAGATGAAATGTGAGTAACAGTGAAAGATTTTTGCCAGGATCCGATTATCTCTTGTAGGATGAGCAGTGGTCTGCCATCCGCGGGTCTCAGGCTGGACAGAGTAGAGCCTGCCCGGTCCTGCGCACTATAAATGGTACAGACTGATCATTGCCATTAGTGAGGGGCTGTGATCTGGGCCCACGTCTTCAGCTtcgtaggctagtttcacacttgcgttgttttccttcagtcgcaatccaccgttttagaaaacagcggaatccgattccgctgcttcccatagacttgtatggacgacggattgcgactgatggacctgtgttgcttccgctggccgacgctgcgttgcttccgctgggcaaaaggaacgcagcatataacgtttttttgagcggtggaatcctttatttttcactgcacatgctcagcatttttttttaatcacagaaactttgttcGGCCATCGAGAGACAAAACAATCagttgatcgcccggcagccggcttttgagagcaattggctgagcgcccggcagccggcttttgagactgctcagctgatcgcccggcagccggcttttgagactgctcagctgatcgcccggcagcctgctttcgagagcgatcagctgattgcccggcagccggcttttgagagtgatcagctgatcgttcacaatagtccgccgccggtaaaactgtaaaaaaaaaaaaaaaaaaaaagcagattccgttggttGTTTTGTACGATTCGTTGCGCCACtttatgcaacggatgccgttcaacccaagtgtgaaactagccttacaagtGCAGTGTTTACAATATGATGGTGACCTCAATATAGCGGAGATCTGAGACTTCAGACGTGATCAGTagctttttgagctcatagattccCATCACCCAATTTCTGGtccagaaaagcattttttttttttccccttaacgTGGTTTCTGACGGGATGGTCCAATTCATCATTTGTGTATATTGTACGCCCCTTTTCATCTTTTTTTATCTGACATTTTTGACCCAAACTACTTAAAATAGTACATGGGATTCAAGAATtttgcacaaagcaaaaaaaacgCAACTCTTTAGTGGGAAATGTAACATTACGGGTAACACACGGGTACAATCTGATGTCATCACCCCTCCCCCTTCCTTTCCAAATGACTTGGTGGGATGAGAAGTATTATCACTGTTCAAACAAATATGTTGTAATATGATTTTATGTTCTAATAAAAAtttaaggtttaaaaaaaaaaataaatgtcacaAAACAATTGCCAAAATAACTGGTGTATATAAAATCACTCGGGAGGGGGGGCTGGAGTGGGGTTAAGATGAATTTTTCTAACCATTTAAAAGTTTATTTCCCTGACTTTGTGTAAGACGTCTGCAGAAGCCGCAATGACAGTAACAATCTGAAAAgaaaccttaaggccctgtgcgcactagacattGACTTTTTCTaagggaaaatccggaccctctgaaagaatcccgcacctgcgctaaaaaacgcaccaaaaccgcaacgaaatccgcatgctgtttttccgcaggttgttccctgcggagttttaccattatctatggcaaaaactgcaggtgcctgcggaaaagaagtgacatgcacattaattccacaggtataaaaaaaacacatttttttttaaacccataggttttgctggggaatgactgtagcaatgttaaaaacattttctgcagcaaatctgtggtaaaagccgcagcgtgtgcacagggccttaaaagaagggaattttgtttacttaccgtaaattccttttcttctagctctaattgggagacccagacaattgggtgtataggctatgcctccggaggccgcacaaagtattacacttaaaagtgttaagcccctccccttctgcctatacaccgccCGTGCTCCCACGGACTCCTcacttttggtgcaaaagcaagaaggaggaaaaagaattataaactggtttaaagtaacttcaatccgaaggaatatcggagaactgaaaccattcaacatgaacaacatgtgtacacaaaaaaacaggggcgggtgctgggtctcccaattagagctagaagaaaaggaatttacggtaagtaaacaaaattcccttcttctttgtcgctccattgggagacccagacaattgggacgtccaaaagcagtccctgggtgggtaaaataatacctcgtaagagagccgtaaaacggcctcttcctacaggtgggcaaccgccgcctgaaggactcgtctacctaggctggcatccgccgaagcataggtatgcacctgatagtgcttcgtgaaagtgtgcaggctcgaccaggtagccgcctgacacacctgctgagccgtagcctggtgcctcaaagcccaggacgcgcccacggctctggtagaatgggccttcagccctgagggaaccggaagcccagccgaacggtaagcttcgataattggctccttgatccaccgagccagggttgatttggaagcctgtgaccctttacgctggccagcgacaaggacaaagagtgcatccgagcggcgcaggggcgccgtacgagaaatgtagagtctgagtgctctcaccagatctaacaagtgcaaatccttttcacattggtgaactggatgaggacaaaaagaaggtaaggagatatcctgattgagatgaaagggggataccaccttagggagaaattccggaaccggacgcagaaccaccttgtcctggtgaaacaccaggaaaggggttttgcatgacagcgctgctagctcagacactctccgaagtgaagtgactgctactagaaaaaccactttctgcgaaaggcgtgagagagaaatatccctcattggctcgaatggtggtttctgaagagccatcagcaccctgttcagatcccagggttctaacggccgcttgtaaggagggacgatgtgacaaaccccctgcaggaacgtgcgtacctgtggaagtctggctaggcgcttctggaaaaacacagagagcgctgagacttgtcccttaagggagccgagcgacaaacccttttccagtccagattgaaggaaggacagaaaagtgggcaaggcaaaaggccagggagaaataccctgagcagagcaccacgacaggaaaattttccacgtcctgtggtagatcttggcggacgttggtttcctagcttgtctcatagtggcaatgacgtcttgagataaccctgaagacgctaggatccaggactcaatggccacacagtcaggttgagggccgcagaattcagatggaaaaacggcccttgagataacaagtctggtcggtctggtagtgcccacggttggccgaccgtgagatgccacagatccgggtaccacgaccgcctcggccagtctggagcgacgaggatgacgcgg contains:
- the LOC142282263 gene encoding U3 small nucleolar ribonucleoprotein IMP4-like, which gives rise to MRHDIPDLGTMSEAHPHLVFHNFTSRLGQRVSNIMKYLFPVPKDDSRRVITFANQEDYISFRHHVYKKTDHRNIELSEVGPRFEMKLYMIKLGTLENEGTAEVEWRWHPYTNTAKKRKYLTNE